In the Nitrospirota bacterium genome, one interval contains:
- a CDS encoding TetR/AcrR family transcriptional regulator encodes MNRRPKQATQGNGQRASAYDRQASLIAAAASLFAAKGFNGTTTKAIAKAAHVSEALVFKHFPTKRTLYAAILAEKVTVNELIEPLEDAAKKHDDHLVFTIIASYRIRPGVDSTFLRLLLFSALEGHELSEMFFGKHLKVFYDHLAAYIHTRIEDGAFRPVDPLLAARAFIGVVVHHRLLHEIFGVPLHQSHEDTVTAYVDLFLTGLTKRPDDRKTVGEKTR; translated from the coding sequence ATGAATAGACGACCCAAGCAGGCCACACAGGGGAACGGGCAGCGTGCCTCTGCATACGATCGTCAAGCCAGCCTCATTGCTGCTGCCGCTTCACTCTTCGCCGCTAAAGGGTTCAACGGTACGACCACGAAAGCCATCGCCAAAGCGGCGCACGTGAGCGAGGCTTTAGTCTTCAAACATTTTCCGACAAAACGGACACTCTACGCCGCAATCCTGGCAGAAAAAGTGACCGTAAACGAACTCATCGAACCCTTGGAAGACGCCGCCAAGAAACACGACGATCATCTGGTGTTTACGATCATCGCAAGCTATCGCATTCGCCCCGGCGTCGATTCGACGTTCTTACGGCTCCTTCTGTTCAGCGCCCTGGAAGGGCACGAGCTTTCCGAGATGTTCTTTGGCAAACATCTAAAAGTCTTCTATGACCACCTCGCTGCGTACATCCACACGAGAATTGAAGACGGCGCATTCAGGCCGGTCGACCCACTCCTGGCAGCCCGCGCATTCATCGGTGTGGTCGTCCATCACCGTCTCCTTCACGAGATATTCGGAGTGCCCCTGCATCAATCCCATGAGGACACAGTCACGGCCTACGTCGACCTGTTCCTCACCGGACTGACCAAGAGGCCGGACGACCGGAAGACGGTGGGAGAAAAGACGCGATGA